One Defluviitoga tunisiensis genomic window carries:
- the fliD gene encoding flagellar filament capping protein FliD, translated as MAYNPYLGSFQMPGIASGFDTASVVSKLMEVEMQPLNRAQEKFDTLNYQQKVWMQVDKKLEEFYDFLIEFKLQGNLIPKKAVSSDEKVLTASSSADADNATFYLKVNSLASPTVVVGEVTDSTIKKKSTIGSILEIEDDTQEIKFSISKDGGSTKEITLSSTDTINDLIAKIKGSEADVSAKFDEANSKFFLISDKNGPENISVSAEEGSLGKVLLEKLGLLSGETTTGSYAEVELSFDGINPSTTYEQLNENTINIFGTTIELKSLSDEFVKISVEQDIDKSVDTVKQFVDKYNETITYVYDLLHESKVTDKAAEDMTEEDYMKGILARDRNLENIFYKLRNMVYSSTNVDGEFKSLLSIGIGSGDTGRNYESTMKGLIKLDEDKLREALNNNPEDVWKLFATNDKTNEKYGVAQKIQNYVYDVTKFNGYIDRIAGTNGTIGNQMRSLAKEMTNLLDKLQKKEAYYYARFTAMEQAVQKLSMQGAYIQNAFSKQNQ; from the coding sequence ATGGCATATAATCCTTATTTAGGTTCTTTTCAAATGCCTGGTATTGCTTCAGGCTTTGACACAGCTTCCGTAGTTTCCAAATTGATGGAAGTCGAAATGCAGCCTTTAAATAGGGCACAAGAAAAATTTGATACTCTTAACTATCAGCAAAAAGTATGGATGCAGGTAGATAAGAAATTAGAAGAATTTTATGATTTTTTAATAGAGTTTAAGTTGCAAGGAAATTTAATTCCTAAAAAGGCTGTTTCTTCCGATGAAAAAGTCTTAACAGCTTCTTCTTCAGCGGATGCAGACAATGCAACTTTTTATTTAAAGGTTAATTCTTTAGCTTCTCCTACAGTGGTTGTTGGCGAAGTGACAGATTCAACAATTAAAAAGAAATCTACGATAGGCTCAATTTTGGAAATTGAGGATGATACTCAAGAAATAAAGTTTTCGATTTCAAAAGATGGAGGATCAACTAAAGAGATTACTCTTTCTTCAACTGATACCATTAATGATTTAATAGCAAAGATAAAAGGTTCTGAAGCAGACGTGAGTGCAAAGTTTGATGAGGCAAACAGTAAGTTTTTTTTAATTAGCGATAAAAATGGTCCAGAAAATATTAGTGTATCTGCCGAAGAAGGTTCTTTAGGGAAAGTGTTATTAGAGAAGTTGGGATTATTAAGTGGGGAAACAACTACAGGTAGTTATGCAGAAGTTGAGTTGTCTTTTGATGGTATAAATCCTTCAACAACATACGAACAGTTAAATGAAAATACAATTAATATATTTGGTACAACGATAGAATTAAAATCACTTTCTGATGAGTTTGTTAAAATTTCAGTAGAACAAGACATAGATAAGAGTGTCGATACTGTCAAACAATTTGTAGATAAGTATAATGAAACAATTACTTATGTATATGATTTACTTCATGAAAGTAAGGTTACTGATAAAGCTGCCGAGGACATGACTGAAGAAGATTATATGAAAGGGATATTAGCTAGAGATAGAAATTTAGAGAACATTTTTTATAAATTAAGAAATATGGTTTATTCTTCTACTAATGTAGACGGAGAGTTTAAAAGTTTATTAAGTATAGGAATAGGTTCGGGAGATACAGGTAGAAATTATGAAAGCACCATGAAAGGACTTATTAAATTAGACGAGGATAAACTTAGAGAAGCTTTGAATAATAATCCAGAAGATGTTTGGAAATTATTTGCAACAAACGATAAAACTAATGAAAAATATGGTGTTGCGCAAAAAATACAGAATTATGTCTATGATGTCACTAAATTTAATGGCTATATTGACAGAATTGCCGGCACTAACGGTACGATAGGGAATCAAATGAGAAGCCTTGCTAAAGAAATGACAAATCTTTTGGATAAACTGCAAAAGAAGGAAGCTTACTATTACGCTAGATTTACGGCAATGGAACAAGCTGTTCAAAAGTTATCAATGCAAGGTGCTTATATTCAAAACGCATTCTCTAAACAAAATCAATAA
- a CDS encoding RNA-splicing ligase RtcB: MLVIKGQFNEAKIFAKSLEEEAIKQIKELCNQEFVKGSKIRIMPDAHTGVGCVIGTTMTIKDKVVPNLVGVDIGCGVNVCKIQENKVNFELLDSIIRREIPSGFRVRTTPHPYVENTNIFNLKCRDYVDLERALLSIGTLGGGNHFIELAIDKDGHLYLLVHSGSRYLGKEVAEYYQNLAYALLSGSSLPTKKSKKKKKKKLVNSEKTNIPKHLAYLENGPFNDYLHDMKIVQHYAQTNRRAMIDIIVQNLNLTVLEHFSTIHNYIDLEKMILRKGAVSAQKGEKLIIPINMRDGSLICIGKGNPDWNYSAPHGAGRIMSRRQAKKELDLEKFKNSMRGIYSTSIGFQTIDESPMVYKPLEEIEEAIKDTVEIIERIKPIYNFKAP, encoded by the coding sequence ATGTTAGTAATTAAAGGACAGTTTAATGAAGCAAAAATTTTTGCTAAAAGTTTAGAAGAAGAAGCTATAAAACAAATTAAAGAACTTTGCAATCAAGAATTTGTAAAGGGAAGCAAAATTCGGATAATGCCAGATGCACATACTGGAGTTGGATGCGTAATAGGAACAACAATGACTATAAAAGATAAAGTTGTTCCTAATTTAGTTGGGGTAGATATAGGTTGTGGAGTAAATGTTTGTAAAATACAAGAAAACAAAGTAAATTTTGAATTACTTGATAGTATAATTCGGAGAGAAATTCCTTCTGGATTTAGAGTTAGAACAACTCCTCACCCCTATGTCGAAAATACAAACATTTTTAATCTAAAATGTAGGGACTATGTTGATCTTGAAAGGGCGCTATTGAGTATAGGCACTTTAGGCGGAGGAAATCATTTTATAGAGTTAGCCATAGATAAAGATGGACATCTATACCTTCTTGTTCATTCGGGAAGTAGATATTTAGGAAAAGAAGTAGCTGAATACTATCAAAATTTAGCTTACGCATTATTATCTGGAAGCTCCCTTCCTACAAAAAAGTCTAAGAAAAAAAAGAAAAAAAAGCTTGTTAATTCTGAAAAAACAAATATTCCAAAACATTTGGCTTATCTTGAAAATGGACCTTTTAATGATTATCTACACGACATGAAGATAGTTCAGCATTATGCTCAAACAAATAGAAGAGCAATGATTGATATAATTGTACAAAATTTAAATTTAACAGTTTTAGAACACTTTTCAACTATCCACAATTATATAGATCTAGAAAAAATGATTTTAAGAAAAGGTGCAGTTTCAGCTCAAAAAGGAGAAAAATTGATAATACCAATTAACATGAGAGATGGCAGTTTAATCTGTATTGGGAAAGGAAATCCTGACTGGAATTATTCCGCACCTCATGGGGCTGGTAGAATCATGAGTAGAAGACAGGCAAAAAAAGAATTAGATTTAGAAAAATTTAAAAATAGCATGCGTGGAATATATTCAACTTCCATAGGTTTTCAAACAATAGATGAATCTCCTATGGTATATAAACCACTTGAAGAAATTGAAGAAGCAATTAAAGATACTGTAGAGATAATAGAAAGAATAAAACCCATATATAATTTTAAAGCCCCATAA
- the trpS gene encoding tryptophan--tRNA ligase, translating into MIIVSGMRATGKLHIGNLVTLKEWVEIQEKSPNNFFFVADWHALTSHFDSVEIIEESTLDILRHYLAVGLNPEKSVLFVQSAIKEHAELYLLLSMITSVSRLERIPTYKDQINNISDRDLTNLGFLGYPLLQAADILMYKGDIVPVGEDQIYHIEFTRETARKFNLQYREVFPEPQALISKVKKLPGTDGRKMSKSYGNIINIETNEKELKEKILPMMTDPARIRRTDPGDPEKCPVWEYHKAFTKLQDEKEWVIHGCTTASIGCVDCKKLLIRNMKEEMQPIWNNLAKISKDDAKNIALDGNEKARKVAKQTMQEVKDAMHLRW; encoded by the coding sequence ATGATAATAGTTAGTGGTATGAGAGCCACAGGAAAATTACATATTGGAAATCTTGTCACATTAAAAGAATGGGTAGAGATTCAGGAAAAGTCGCCTAATAACTTCTTTTTTGTTGCAGATTGGCATGCATTGACTTCACACTTTGATAGTGTGGAAATTATTGAAGAATCAACGTTAGATATTCTCAGGCACTATCTTGCTGTTGGATTGAATCCTGAAAAAAGCGTGCTGTTTGTTCAATCGGCTATTAAAGAACATGCAGAACTATATTTATTGTTAAGTATGATAACCTCTGTATCACGTTTAGAAAGAATCCCCACCTACAAAGATCAAATTAATAATATATCTGACAGAGATTTAACGAATTTAGGTTTCTTAGGATATCCTTTACTACAAGCTGCTGACATCTTAATGTATAAGGGTGACATAGTCCCTGTTGGTGAAGACCAGATTTACCATATAGAGTTTACAAGAGAAACTGCTAGAAAATTTAATCTCCAATATCGTGAAGTTTTTCCCGAACCTCAAGCATTAATATCCAAAGTTAAAAAGTTACCAGGAACAGATGGAAGAAAAATGTCAAAAAGTTATGGAAATATAATTAATATTGAAACAAATGAAAAAGAGTTGAAAGAAAAAATACTACCCATGATGACAGATCCAGCTAGAATTAGAAGAACTGATCCAGGTGATCCTGAAAAATGTCCTGTATGGGAATATCATAAAGCATTTACAAAATTACAAGATGAAAAAGAATGGGTAATTCATGGATGTACAACTGCTTCAATTGGTTGCGTTGATTGTAAAAAATTGCTTATCAGAAATATGAAAGAAGAAATGCAGCCAATTTGGAATAACCTAGCAAAAATATCTAAAGATGATGCTAAAAATATTGCCTTAGATGGTAATGAAAAAGCGAGAAAAGTTGCCAAACAAACAATGCAAGAAGTTAAAGACGCTATGCATCTTAGGTGGTAA
- a CDS encoding segregation/condensation protein A, which translates to MVKERGTKVNFEEVSVQFDIFSGPFSKLVELVKEKKISVRQISVSVISDLFLDYVNTNYKDLNSIGEFLELASYLTFLKSREILPNSSKDKDFKRQREFIYTTIENYDILKQAKDLIKEDFGENKRKAVKVKKTATLDSEDVGYQLVKFFDDYITNQKRLEIIKDDYNVEKAIKDLEKINRFNVYNLFEYANYNKLKFVVLFLAALVLVQHKIFDYKEGFFYRIET; encoded by the coding sequence GTGGTAAAAGAGAGGGGAACTAAAGTAAATTTTGAGGAAGTTAGTGTACAATTTGACATATTTTCAGGTCCTTTTTCTAAATTAGTTGAATTAGTTAAAGAAAAAAAGATATCGGTTAGACAGATATCTGTTAGTGTTATTTCAGATCTGTTTCTTGACTATGTTAACACTAATTACAAAGATTTAAATTCAATAGGAGAATTTTTAGAATTAGCATCATATTTAACTTTCTTAAAATCAAGAGAAATATTGCCCAATTCTTCTAAAGACAAGGATTTCAAAAGGCAGAGAGAGTTCATATACACAACAATTGAAAATTATGATATATTAAAACAAGCTAAAGATTTAATAAAGGAAGATTTTGGCGAAAACAAAAGAAAAGCTGTTAAAGTTAAAAAAACTGCTACCTTAGATAGTGAGGATGTTGGATATCAACTAGTGAAATTTTTTGATGACTACATTACTAATCAAAAAAGACTAGAAATTATAAAAGACGATTATAATGTTGAAAAAGCTATAAAAGATTTAGAAAAAATTAATCGTTTTAATGTGTATAACCTCTTTGAATATGCAAATTACAATAAGCTTAAGTTCGTAGTTTTGTTTTTAGCAGCTTTGGTACTAGTTCAACACAAAATATTTGATTATAAAGAAGGATTTTTTTATCGAATAGAGACATGA
- the scpB gene encoding SMC-Scp complex subunit ScpB gives MENKKIDVEIRMIEAYIFSKTDGVSLQEISRRLKIKKEDVKQYLTEIELHYIQDQHGVELVKNGNKYRFEIKPEIKSMIFPNPRKLELTETQFDVLTILFMNGESRLIEIENIRGKNSYYQIKKLTEYGLVKKIKRKKQPYYMLTEKFYDLLPDKTIKKLEDMKKSEFAKGTSDNVSK, from the coding sequence ATGGAAAATAAAAAAATCGATGTTGAAATAAGAATGATAGAGGCGTATATATTCTCTAAAACAGATGGAGTTTCACTTCAAGAAATTTCAAGGCGATTGAAGATAAAAAAGGAAGACGTAAAACAATATTTAACAGAAATAGAATTGCATTACATTCAAGATCAACATGGAGTAGAACTGGTAAAAAATGGAAATAAATACAGATTTGAGATTAAACCGGAAATTAAATCTATGATTTTCCCTAATCCTAGAAAACTTGAACTAACAGAAACTCAATTTGACGTATTGACCATACTATTTATGAACGGGGAAAGCAGATTAATAGAAATAGAAAATATTAGAGGTAAAAATAGCTATTATCAAATTAAAAAACTTACAGAATACGGCCTAGTTAAAAAGATTAAAAGAAAAAAACAACCATACTATATGCTAACTGAAAAATTTTATGATTTATTACCTGATAAAACAATAAAAAAACTGGAGGATATGAAAAAAAGTGAATTTGCAAAAGGCACTTCAGACAATGTTTCTAAGTAG
- a CDS encoding pseudouridine synthase, producing the protein MNLQKALQTMFLSRRKSSEYILTNGVKVNGKLIKEPWYELNDTDIIEFDNTFIKVSDIIKTQNNKVYYLLNKPKGYLCTFKDEYGRNTIQELIKNKIKEKVFYVGRLDYDSSGILLLTNDGKFANFLLRPENNISKVYNVLINGVLSQKEILKLKNGVLLETGYKTLPAKIKILQKHDNSSLIQITINEGKKRQIKLMIKSLGYKVIELTRIKFGPWSIREVPHPGDIKKINEVDFAKIGYKK; encoded by the coding sequence GTGAATTTGCAAAAGGCACTTCAGACAATGTTTCTAAGTAGAAGAAAATCCTCTGAGTATATCTTAACTAATGGTGTAAAAGTCAATGGCAAACTTATAAAAGAACCTTGGTATGAGTTAAATGATACCGACATTATTGAATTCGACAACACATTTATCAAAGTTAGCGACATAATAAAAACACAAAATAATAAGGTTTATTATTTATTAAATAAACCAAAAGGTTATTTATGCACCTTTAAAGACGAATATGGAAGAAATACTATTCAGGAACTTATAAAAAACAAGATAAAAGAAAAAGTTTTTTATGTAGGAAGATTAGATTATGATTCAAGCGGTATACTCCTTTTAACCAATGACGGAAAATTTGCCAATTTTCTTTTAAGGCCAGAAAATAATATAAGTAAGGTGTATAATGTCTTAATAAATGGAGTCTTATCTCAAAAAGAAATATTGAAGTTGAAAAATGGCGTATTGTTAGAAACAGGCTATAAAACTCTACCAGCTAAAATAAAAATCTTACAAAAACATGATAATTCTTCACTAATTCAAATAACAATAAACGAAGGAAAAAAACGACAGATCAAGTTAATGATTAAATCTCTAGGATATAAAGTTATTGAATTAACAAGAATTAAATTTGGGCCATGGAGTATACGAGAGGTTCCACATCCAGGAGATATTAAAAAAATTAATGAAGTAGACTTTGCTAAAATAGGATATAAAAAATGA
- a CDS encoding sigma-70 family RNA polymerase sigma factor yields the protein MSRNIYKLRGLHLNELIELSQIGDKEALGLILEKFEPMVKSIVSKYYGTWVEFEDFLQIGFVGLIQAVYNFRDDANTKFSSFAYMNISSEVKSFVTYLNRNKHKVLTDAISIEKTDDNFSENPDYYFEGVDSEKEDFLMDYFFTKSMEELQEEEKEIVKLWMNGYTYQEISDISNVNTKKVDNTLQKIKKILEGKKDEYDQIKDIFGGSI from the coding sequence ATGAGCAGAAATATTTACAAACTTAGAGGATTACATTTAAATGAACTTATAGAGTTATCTCAAATTGGTGATAAGGAAGCTTTAGGACTTATATTAGAAAAATTTGAACCTATGGTAAAATCTATTGTGTCTAAATATTATGGAACATGGGTAGAATTCGAAGATTTTTTACAAATAGGTTTTGTCGGTTTAATTCAAGCAGTTTATAATTTTAGGGATGACGCAAATACTAAGTTCTCGAGTTTTGCCTATATGAACATATCTTCTGAAGTTAAATCTTTTGTAACATACCTTAATAGAAATAAGCATAAGGTTTTAACTGATGCTATAAGTATTGAAAAAACTGATGATAATTTCAGTGAAAATCCCGATTACTATTTTGAAGGCGTCGATTCAGAAAAAGAAGACTTCTTAATGGATTATTTTTTTACAAAAAGTATGGAAGAATTACAAGAAGAAGAAAAAGAAATAGTAAAATTATGGATGAATGGGTACACATATCAAGAAATAAGCGATATATCTAATGTTAACACAAAAAAAGTAGATAATACCCTTCAGAAAATTAAAAAAATTTTAGAGGGTAAAAAAGATGAATACGATCAAATTAAAGATATTTTTGGAGGGTCAATATGA
- the leuS gene encoding leucine--tRNA ligase yields the protein MSITNKNYNPQEIEQKWQKIWEDKKIFKTSNKDKRPKYYDLVMFPYPSGTLHVGHVKNYVIGDVVARYKRTKQFNVLHPFGFDAFGLPAENAAIEKGKLHPEEWTFKNIDIIRKQIKKIGISYDWDREVITCKEDYYKWTQWLFLQLYKNGLAYKKKAPVNWCPHCKTVLANEQVVNGKCERCGTEVTIRRLEQWYFKITDYAEKLLNDLDKLTGWPENVKTMQRNWIGKSVGAEVDFKIDNMDKTLKVFTTRPDTLWGVTFMALAPESPLVEELTTPENQQKVEEFIKMISVQDRFKRTSQDAPKEGVFTGSYAINPVNGEKIPIYIANYILYEYGTGAIMAVPAHDQRDFEFAKKYNLPIRIVIKPKDSENTNNSESLENAYTDDGILINSDIFSGLENREAIKKICEWLESKKIGTFTVQYKLRDWLISRQRYWGAPIPIIYCEKCGTIPVAEEDLPVRLPRDVEFKPTGTSPLIDHPDFKNVKCPICGGDAKREVDTMDTFVDSSWYYLRYINPDLTDKPFEKNDVNYWLPVDQYIGGVEHAILHLLYSRFITKVLKDLNFLDFDEPFENLFTQGMIYRNGAKMSKSKGNVVSPDDMIEKYGADALRTYILFMAPPEKDAEWNDSGIEGTYRFLNKVWNTYMKIIDKIDNIQFHTKYHLKNQIEKDLRRKLHSTIEKITNDIEGNFQFNTAVSSLMELLNDCSNYLNSVNENEWNSSLLKEFADDFVLMLSPIAPHICEELWSMLGKDDLIINATWPEVDKEALKIEEVTIAVQINGKLRSQVTINLNLSEEEIKAIVLEDEKIQKYIENKSVKKIIYVPGKIVNILVK from the coding sequence ATGTCTATAACAAATAAAAATTATAATCCACAGGAGATTGAACAAAAGTGGCAGAAAATTTGGGAAGACAAGAAAATCTTCAAAACATCTAACAAGGATAAAAGACCTAAGTACTACGATTTAGTTATGTTCCCTTATCCATCTGGTACATTACATGTTGGTCACGTTAAAAACTACGTAATTGGGGATGTTGTCGCTAGATATAAAAGAACAAAACAATTCAATGTACTACATCCGTTTGGATTTGATGCTTTTGGATTACCTGCAGAAAACGCCGCAATAGAAAAAGGAAAATTACATCCTGAGGAATGGACATTTAAAAATATTGATATTATTAGAAAACAAATTAAAAAGATTGGTATAAGCTATGATTGGGATAGAGAGGTTATTACCTGTAAGGAAGATTATTATAAATGGACTCAATGGCTATTTCTTCAACTATATAAAAATGGCTTAGCATATAAAAAGAAGGCACCCGTTAATTGGTGTCCTCACTGTAAAACTGTTTTAGCGAATGAGCAAGTAGTTAACGGTAAATGTGAGAGATGTGGTACAGAAGTTACCATCAGAAGATTAGAACAATGGTATTTTAAAATTACTGATTATGCTGAAAAACTCTTAAATGATTTGGATAAACTTACCGGTTGGCCAGAAAATGTAAAAACTATGCAAAGAAACTGGATTGGTAAAAGTGTCGGGGCAGAAGTAGATTTCAAAATAGATAACATGGATAAAACATTAAAAGTTTTTACTACAAGGCCTGATACCTTGTGGGGAGTTACTTTTATGGCGTTAGCACCTGAATCTCCATTAGTAGAAGAGCTAACAACCCCAGAAAATCAACAAAAAGTTGAAGAATTTATTAAAATGATTAGTGTTCAAGATAGATTTAAACGCACTTCTCAAGACGCCCCAAAAGAAGGCGTTTTTACAGGTAGTTATGCTATTAATCCTGTTAACGGAGAAAAAATACCTATATATATTGCAAACTATATTTTATATGAATACGGCACTGGAGCCATTATGGCTGTGCCTGCTCACGATCAAAGAGACTTTGAATTTGCAAAAAAATACAACTTACCTATTAGAATTGTTATAAAACCTAAAGATTCAGAAAATACGAATAATAGTGAAAGTTTGGAAAATGCTTATACAGATGATGGAATTTTAATCAACTCTGATATATTCTCTGGTTTGGAAAATCGAGAAGCCATTAAAAAAATTTGTGAATGGTTAGAAAGTAAAAAAATTGGGACTTTCACTGTTCAATACAAATTGAGAGATTGGCTTATTTCAAGGCAAAGATACTGGGGTGCTCCAATCCCTATTATTTATTGTGAAAAATGTGGCACTATACCTGTCGCTGAAGAAGATTTACCCGTAAGATTGCCTAGGGACGTTGAGTTTAAACCTACTGGTACAAGTCCGTTGATTGATCATCCTGATTTTAAAAATGTTAAATGTCCTATATGTGGTGGTGACGCGAAAAGAGAAGTCGATACTATGGATACATTTGTTGATAGCTCCTGGTATTACCTAAGATATATCAATCCTGACCTAACCGATAAACCCTTTGAAAAAAACGACGTAAATTATTGGCTACCTGTTGATCAATATATAGGTGGGGTAGAACACGCCATTTTGCACCTACTTTATTCAAGGTTTATAACTAAAGTATTGAAAGATCTTAATTTTCTTGATTTTGATGAACCGTTTGAAAATCTTTTTACACAAGGAATGATTTATAGAAATGGTGCAAAAATGTCTAAATCAAAAGGAAACGTTGTGTCTCCAGATGATATGATTGAAAAATATGGAGCTGATGCCCTAAGAACATACATATTATTTATGGCACCCCCAGAAAAAGATGCTGAATGGAACGATTCAGGAATTGAAGGAACTTATCGATTTTTAAATAAAGTTTGGAACACATATATGAAAATCATTGATAAAATTGATAATATACAATTTCACACAAAATATCATCTTAAAAATCAAATTGAAAAAGATTTGAGAAGAAAATTGCATAGCACTATAGAAAAAATAACAAATGATATAGAAGGAAACTTCCAATTTAATACGGCTGTTAGTTCCTTGATGGAATTACTGAACGATTGTAGCAATTATCTAAACTCAGTAAATGAAAATGAATGGAATTCATCATTATTAAAGGAGTTTGCGGACGATTTCGTATTGATGCTTTCTCCCATTGCTCCACATATCTGTGAAGAATTATGGAGCATGCTAGGAAAGGATGATCTTATAATTAATGCAACTTGGCCCGAAGTTGACAAAGAGGCATTGAAAATAGAAGAAGTTACAATAGCAGTTCAAATCAATGGTAAATTAAGATCTCAAGTTACTATAAATCTAAACCTATCTGAAGAAGAAATTAAAGCCATCGTTTTAGAGGATGAAAAAATTCAAAAATATATAGAAAATAAATCTGTCAAGAAGATTATATATGTTCCTGGAAAAATAGTCAATATCCTAGTCAAATGA
- a CDS encoding redox-sensing transcriptional repressor Rex: MQRNYTKMRDIKVPKPTIKRIAMYNRFLTQLKEEGVEKTSSKEIAEALNIKASQVRKDLSYFGEFGKRGVGYNVEKLLSKIHIILGTERVWNVAIIGVGNLGKAISHYPELEKNKFKIVSAFDVDKRKVNSILLPGVVIKHINDLKEDIKKTNFEIAILTVSPSAAQPVTDLLVEAGIKGILNFTPVTLNVNEDVVVENVDFVISLKTLTYEIISKAGRSFEDQSNSEEDRVF, translated from the coding sequence ATGCAGAGAAACTATACAAAAATGAGAGATATTAAAGTACCAAAACCTACTATAAAAAGAATTGCAATGTATAATAGATTCTTAACACAATTAAAAGAAGAAGGAGTAGAAAAAACATCTTCTAAAGAAATAGCTGAAGCTTTGAATATAAAAGCTTCTCAAGTAAGAAAAGATCTTTCTTATTTCGGAGAATTTGGAAAAAGGGGTGTAGGTTACAACGTAGAAAAACTATTGTCAAAAATACACATTATTCTAGGAACTGAAAGGGTTTGGAATGTTGCTATAATAGGTGTTGGAAATTTAGGAAAAGCAATATCACACTATCCTGAACTTGAAAAAAACAAGTTTAAAATTGTATCTGCATTTGACGTAGATAAACGAAAGGTTAATTCTATTTTATTACCAGGAGTAGTTATTAAACATATTAACGATTTAAAGGAAGATATAAAAAAGACTAATTTTGAAATAGCTATTTTGACGGTTTCACCTTCTGCTGCTCAACCTGTTACAGATTTGTTAGTAGAAGCAGGTATAAAAGGCATTTTAAATTTTACTCCAGTTACACTAAATGTAAATGAAGACGTAGTCGTAGAAAATGTAGATTTTGTTATTTCACTTAAAACTTTAACATATGAAATAATTTCTAAAGCCGGTAGATCTTTTGAAGACCAAAGCAACTCTGAGGAGGATAGGGTATTTTGA